In Deltaproteobacteria bacterium, a single window of DNA contains:
- a CDS encoding DUF1232 domain-containing protein: protein MTEPAADERLEVDLRARERRVYDRLRARVVEAEPGASAGVRDLLLFLPDLVVLLLRLVRDPRVPAGAKAVALLGVGYALSPIDLVPEILFGPLGFLDDLLIATASVSWVVNHVHPDLVRAHWSGSGDVLDVVKSVLGWSEKLVGKTLSRLIGLREKS from the coding sequence ATGACCGAGCCCGCGGCGGACGAGCGCCTCGAGGTCGATCTGCGCGCGCGCGAACGGCGCGTCTACGACCGCCTGCGCGCGCGGGTCGTCGAGGCCGAGCCCGGCGCGAGCGCGGGCGTGCGCGACCTGCTGCTCTTCCTTCCCGACCTGGTCGTCCTGTTGCTGCGGCTGGTGCGCGACCCGCGCGTCCCGGCGGGCGCGAAGGCGGTCGCGCTGCTCGGCGTCGGCTACGCACTCTCGCCGATCGATCTGGTCCCCGAGATCCTGTTCGGCCCGCTCGGCTTTCTCGACGATCTCCTGATCGCGACCGCATCCGTCTCGTGGGTCGTGAACCACGTGCATCCGGATCTCGTGCGCGCGCACTGGTCCGGATCCGGCGACGTGCTCGACGTCGTGAAGTCGGTGCTCGGCTGGTCCGAGAAGCTCGTCGGCAAGACGCTCTCGCGCTTGATCGGATTGCGCGAGAAGAGCTGA
- a CDS encoding MATE family efflux transporter — translation MDDRRSDPELDDPSDPEIGAGANPAGAVAAAAGAPTRDELRRRTDRDILRLAWPAIVSQVLASAVSLIDIGMLGRLGTDALAAVGYTSQFFQLAQAALLALSVACVALMARALGAGEPERARGALAASLVLALGSAAAICVVSIVFPAFLLGALNADPAVIERAVPYFRLTLGSTLLLAVTLTIESAFRSARNTTMPLLIAGVVTVVKLGLNWLLIFGTFGFPRLDLVGAGIATLLSQLVGVLLFIAAASRRDRPESEAVRLRRADFAKVREGLPETVRVSWPALGERVLLNGALLIYFWVLSDYGPVAIAAYTVGVRLLSFSWIPGVGISIAASTLVGQALGAGDVRLAARAGWRSARLSLLVSLVLFVVFALLRKTLAEGFTDDAEVIAALEPFMLLLGIAQPFLGVHFTLAGALRGAGDTVTPLWSATLGNWVFRVPLAMLVAKVFHADVVWVWGTLVFDHVTRAIWLAWAFRRERWALNLGAGLGKARRPGAH, via the coding sequence GTGGACGACAGGCGGTCTGACCCAGAGCTCGACGACCCGTCCGATCCCGAGATCGGTGCCGGGGCGAACCCGGCGGGAGCGGTCGCCGCCGCGGCCGGTGCGCCGACGCGTGACGAGCTGCGTCGGCGCACCGATCGCGACATCCTCCGGCTCGCCTGGCCCGCGATCGTCTCGCAGGTCCTCGCGAGCGCCGTCTCTCTGATCGACATCGGGATGCTCGGCCGGCTCGGCACCGACGCGCTGGCCGCCGTCGGCTACACCTCGCAGTTCTTCCAGCTCGCGCAGGCCGCGCTGCTCGCGCTCTCGGTCGCGTGCGTGGCGCTGATGGCCCGCGCTCTAGGCGCGGGCGAGCCCGAGCGCGCGCGCGGAGCGCTCGCGGCGTCGCTAGTGCTCGCACTAGGCTCTGCGGCCGCGATCTGCGTGGTCTCGATCGTGTTTCCGGCGTTCCTGCTCGGCGCGCTGAACGCCGATCCCGCCGTGATCGAGCGAGCCGTGCCTTACTTCAGGCTCACGCTCGGCTCGACACTTCTGCTCGCCGTGACGCTGACGATCGAGAGCGCATTCCGCTCGGCGCGAAACACGACCATGCCGCTCTTGATCGCGGGCGTGGTCACGGTCGTGAAGCTCGGACTGAACTGGCTCTTGATCTTCGGAACGTTCGGATTTCCTCGGCTCGATCTGGTCGGCGCCGGGATCGCCACGCTTCTCTCGCAGCTCGTCGGCGTCCTGCTCTTCATCGCAGCGGCCAGCAGGCGCGATCGGCCCGAATCGGAGGCGGTCCGGCTGCGCCGCGCGGACTTCGCGAAGGTGCGCGAGGGGCTGCCCGAGACCGTACGCGTCTCCTGGCCCGCGCTCGGCGAGCGCGTGCTGCTGAACGGCGCGCTGCTGATCTACTTCTGGGTGCTCTCGGACTACGGACCGGTCGCGATCGCGGCCTACACCGTGGGAGTCCGCCTGCTCTCGTTCTCGTGGATCCCCGGTGTGGGCATCTCCATCGCGGCCTCGACGCTGGTCGGCCAGGCGCTCGGCGCAGGAGACGTGCGGCTCGCCGCCCGCGCGGGCTGGCGCAGCGCGCGCCTCTCGCTGCTCGTGTCGCTGGTGCTCTTCGTCGTGTTCGCGCTGCTGCGCAAGACGCTCGCCGAAGGGTTCACCGACGATGCCGAGGTGATCGCGGCGCTGGAGCCGTTCATGCTCCTGCTCGGAATCGCGCAGCCCTTCCTCGGCGTGCACTTCACGCTCGCCGGTGCGCTTCGCGGCGCGGGCGACACCGTGACACCGCTCTGGTCCGCGACGCTCGGCAACTGGGTCTTCCGAGTACCGCTGGCGATGCTCGTCGCGAAGGTCTTTCACGCGGACGTCGTCTGGGTCTGGGGGACGCTGGTCTTCGATCACGTGACGCGCGCGATCTGGCTCGCCTGGGCGTTCCGCCGCGAGCGCTGGGCGCTGAACCTGGGCGCGGGGCTGGGCAAAGCGCGCCGACCAGGCGCACACTGA
- the modA gene encoding molybdate ABC transporter substrate-binding protein: protein MTSRSARCALGPLVRGTLPTLLLLCACGGETSPASDPAAPGAAIEAPSGPHTLAVCATASLRRAFEAIARRYEQEHPGASVTLHFDGGTQLLAAMNAGERCDVIAVGDSSVMARITSAGHTAVGSPAELARNRVAIAVASGNPKQVQGLADLGRKDLRLALGARTSSIGRHSRWVLSRLELAPDPAVEAATADEVLAKVAAGEADAGIVYATSFAGAGSGVQRIDVPSEQNTPALYSISAAREPAEPRAAADFRALALGPVGQELLGDAGFLPIGAKLR, encoded by the coding sequence ATGACGAGCCGCTCCGCCCGCTGCGCACTCGGACCGCTCGTGCGAGGCACGCTCCCGACCTTGCTGCTGCTCTGCGCATGTGGAGGCGAAACCTCCCCGGCTTCCGATCCGGCGGCGCCGGGCGCGGCGATCGAGGCGCCCTCGGGCCCGCACACTCTCGCGGTCTGCGCGACCGCTTCGCTGCGCCGCGCGTTCGAGGCGATCGCCCGACGCTACGAGCAGGAGCACCCGGGCGCGAGCGTCACGCTGCACTTCGACGGCGGCACGCAGCTTCTCGCCGCGATGAACGCAGGAGAGCGCTGCGACGTGATCGCGGTGGGCGACAGCTCGGTGATGGCCCGGATCACCTCGGCGGGCCACACCGCCGTCGGCAGCCCGGCCGAGCTCGCCCGAAACCGCGTCGCGATCGCCGTCGCGAGCGGCAATCCGAAGCAGGTGCAGGGCCTGGCCGACCTGGGCCGCAAAGACCTGCGCCTGGCGCTGGGCGCGCGCACGTCGTCGATCGGTCGCCATTCCCGCTGGGTGCTGTCGCGGCTCGAGCTCGCGCCGGATCCGGCTGTCGAAGCCGCTACGGCGGATGAGGTGCTGGCGAAGGTCGCAGCCGGGGAAGCGGACGCCGGAATCGTCTACGCGACGAGCTTCGCCGGCGCCGGCAGCGGCGTGCAGCGCATCGACGTGCCGAGCGAGCAGAACACTCCCGCGCTCTACTCGATCTCCGCGGCGCGCGAGCCGGCGGAGCCGCGCGCCGCGGCGGATTTCCGGGCGCTGGCGCTGGGGCCGGTCGGCCAGGAGCTGCTCGGCGACGCCGGCTTCCTGCCCATCGGCGCGAAGCTCCGCTAG
- the msrB gene encoding peptide-methionine (R)-S-oxide reductase MsrB: MPEHDWKKILSPEAFAVLFEEATERPGSSPLLAEKRRGQFVCGACFLPLFSSESKYESGTGWPSFFEPVAGNVATKRDWKLVLPRTEYHCARCGGHQGHVFNDGPQPTGRRYCNNGAALCFVAEGEPLPEERKPG; this comes from the coding sequence ATGCCAGAGCACGACTGGAAGAAGATCCTCTCGCCCGAGGCGTTCGCGGTGCTCTTCGAAGAGGCGACCGAGCGGCCCGGCTCGAGCCCGCTCCTCGCCGAGAAGCGCCGCGGCCAGTTCGTCTGCGGGGCCTGCTTTCTGCCGCTCTTCTCCTCGGAGTCGAAGTACGAGAGCGGTACCGGCTGGCCGAGCTTCTTCGAGCCCGTCGCCGGAAACGTCGCGACCAAGCGCGACTGGAAGCTGGTCCTGCCGCGCACCGAGTACCACTGCGCGCGCTGCGGCGGACACCAGGGGCACGTCTTCAACGATGGCCCGCAGCCGACCGGCCGCCGCTACTGCAACAACGGGGCCGCGCTGTGCTTCGTTGCCGAGGGCGAGCCCCTGCCCGAGGAGCGAAAGCCCGGATGA
- a CDS encoding lipid-transfer protein, which translates to MGRKVFVVGVGMTKFEKPGSKAWDYPDMGREAGQKALADAGIPFDAVEQAAVGYCYGDSTAGERAFYELGLSGIPIYNVNNNCSTGSTALFMAKQLVEGGLAECTMALGFEKMEKGSLGVKYTDRTTPMDKHFKLMVEQRGFAKAPAAPQMFGNAGLEHNERYGTTPLHFAKIGWKNHKHSVNNPYSQFQDEYTLEQILAAPQVYGPLTKLQCCPTSDGGGAAVLASEDFVHKHELESKAVEILGMAMATDMPSTFDEKSMIKLVGFDLTKKAAEKVYVQSGLGPENVDVVELHDCFSCNELITYEGLGLCPIGKAGEFVDSGANTYGGKVVVNPSGGLISKGHPLGATGLAQCAELNWQLRGEAEKRQVAGAKVALQHNLGLGGAAVVAMYRKARFV; encoded by the coding sequence ATGGGTCGGAAGGTGTTCGTGGTCGGCGTCGGCATGACGAAGTTCGAGAAACCCGGTTCCAAGGCCTGGGACTACCCCGACATGGGTCGCGAGGCGGGACAGAAGGCGCTGGCCGATGCCGGCATCCCCTTCGACGCCGTCGAGCAGGCGGCCGTGGGCTACTGCTACGGCGACTCCACGGCCGGCGAGCGCGCGTTCTACGAGCTGGGGCTCTCCGGAATTCCCATCTACAACGTGAACAACAACTGCTCGACGGGATCGACGGCGCTGTTCATGGCCAAGCAGCTCGTCGAGGGCGGCCTCGCCGAGTGCACGATGGCGCTCGGCTTCGAGAAGATGGAAAAGGGTTCGCTCGGCGTGAAGTACACCGACCGCACCACGCCGATGGACAAGCACTTCAAGCTGATGGTCGAGCAGCGCGGCTTCGCCAAGGCGCCCGCCGCGCCGCAGATGTTCGGCAACGCCGGTCTGGAGCACAACGAGCGCTACGGCACCACGCCGCTGCACTTCGCGAAGATCGGCTGGAAGAACCACAAGCACTCGGTGAACAACCCGTACTCGCAGTTCCAGGACGAGTACACGCTCGAGCAGATCCTCGCGGCTCCGCAGGTCTACGGTCCGCTCACGAAGCTGCAGTGCTGCCCGACCTCGGACGGCGGCGGCGCGGCGGTGCTGGCGAGCGAGGACTTCGTGCACAAGCACGAGCTCGAGTCGAAGGCGGTCGAGATCCTCGGCATGGCGATGGCGACCGACATGCCGAGCACCTTCGACGAGAAGAGCATGATCAAGCTGGTCGGCTTCGACCTGACCAAGAAGGCGGCCGAGAAGGTGTACGTGCAGTCGGGTCTCGGTCCCGAGAACGTCGACGTCGTGGAGCTGCACGACTGCTTCTCGTGCAACGAGCTGATCACCTACGAGGGCCTCGGTCTCTGTCCGATCGGGAAGGCCGGCGAGTTCGTCGATTCCGGCGCGAACACCTACGGCGGCAAGGTCGTCGTGAATCCGTCGGGCGGGCTGATCTCGAAGGGGCATCCGCTCGGCGCCACGGGGCTGGCGCAGTGCGCCGAGCTCAACTGGCAGCTTCGCGGCGAGGCGGAGAAGCGCCAGGTCGCGGGCGCGAAGGTGGCGCTGCAGCACAACCTGGGCCTCGGCGGCGCGGCGGTGGTCGCGATGTACCGCAAGGCGCGCTTCGTCTGA